In the genome of Neofelis nebulosa isolate mNeoNeb1 chromosome 6, mNeoNeb1.pri, whole genome shotgun sequence, one region contains:
- the TPBG gene encoding trophoblast glycoprotein — MPGGCSRGPAAGDGRLRLARLALVLLGWVSSSSLTSSAPSTSSASFLASAVSAQPPLPGQCPQLCECSEAARTVKCVNRNLTEVPADLPPYVRNLFLTGNQLAVLPAGAFARRPPLAELAALNLSGSRLQEVRASAFEHLPSLRQLDLSHNPLAHLSPFTFSGSNASFSAPSPLVELMLNHIVPPEDYRQNRSFEGMVAASLRAGHALRGLQRLELASNHFLFLPRDVLAHLPGLRHLDLRNNSLVSLTYVSFRNLTHLQSLHLEDNALKVLHNGTLAELQSLPHVRVFLDNNPWVCDCHMVDMVAWLKETEVVQGKARLACAFPEKMRNRALLELNSSHLECDPILPPSLQTSYVFLGIVLALIGAIFLLVLYLNRKGIKKWMHNIRDACRDHMEGYHYRYEINADPRLTNLSSNSDV, encoded by the coding sequence ATGCCTGGGGGGTGCTCCCGGGGCCCCGCCGCCGGAGACGGGCGGCTGCGGCTGGCGCGGCTGGCGCTGGTCCTCCTGGGCTGGGTCTCTTCGTCCTCTCTCACTTCCTCGGCGCCCTCCACCTCCTCCGCGTCGTTCCTGGCCTCCGCGGTGTCCGCCCAGCCCCCGCTGCCGGGCCAATGCCCCCAGCTTTGCGAGTGCTCCGAGGCGGCGCGCACTGTCAAGTGCGTTAACCGCAACCTGACCGAGGTGCCCGCGGACCTGCCCCCCTACGTGCGCAACCTCTTCCTCACCGGCAATCAGCTGGCCGTGCTCCCCGCCGGCGCCTTCGCCCGCCGGCCGCCGCTGGCGGAGCTGGCCGCGCTCAACCTCAGCGGCAGCCGCCTGCAGGAGGTGCGCGCCAGCGCCTTCGAGCATCTGCCCAGCCTGCGGCAGCTCGACCTCAGCCACAACCCGCTGGCCCACCTCAGCCCCTTCACCTTCTCGGGCAGCAACGCCAGCTTctcggcccccagccccctggtgGAACTGATGCTGAACCACATCGTGCCCCCTGAGGACTACCGGCAGAACCGGAGCTTCGAGGGTATGGTGGCGGCGTCCCTTCGCGCCGGCCATGCGCTTCGCGGGCTCCAGCGCCTCGAACTGGCCAGCAACCACTTCCTCTTCTTGCCTCGGGACGTACTGGCCCACCTACCCGGCCTCAGGCACCTGGACCTGCGCAACAACTCGCTGGTGAGCCTAACTTACGTGTCCTTCCGCAACCTGACACACCTACAAAGCCTCCACCTGGAAGACAACGCCCTCAAGGTCCTTCACAACGGCACCCTGGCGGAGTTGCAGAGCctgccccacgtcagggtcttcCTGGACAACAATCCCTGGGTCTGTGACTGTCACATGGTGGACATGGTGGCCTGGCTCAAGGAGACAGAGGTAGTGCAGGGCAAAGCCAGGCTCGCCTGTGCATTCCCGGAAAAAATGAGGAATCGGGCCCTTTTGGAACTCAACAGTTCCCACCTGGAGTGTGACCCtatcctccctccatccctgcaGACTTCTTATGTCTTTCTAGGTATTGTTTTAGCCCTGATAGGTGCCATTTTCTTACTGGTTTTGTACTTGAACCGCAAGGGGATAAAAAAGTGGATGCATAACATCAGAGATGCCTGCAGGGATCACATGGAAGGGTATCACTACAGATATGAAATCAACGCGGACCCTAGGTTAACAAACCTCAGTTCTAATTCGGATGTCTGA